The proteins below are encoded in one region of Paenisporosarcina cavernae:
- a CDS encoding alpha/beta fold hydrolase has product MENKHQMTVQGKGEEVLLFSNGYGCDQSMWRNVTPAFVDEYKVVTFNHVGSGKSDVSFYSSEKYGSLHGYAEDVIEIIVSLGGDPVHYVGHSVSGMIGILAANKRPELFRELILIGPSARYLNDYPDYIGGFEEKDLQELFGLMEANFDEWAKYLAPIVMENEDRPYLKQELVDNFTTGNKEISKEFARVTFYCDHRRDVRHVRVPVHILQTKHDGVVPLEAAEYLVETIPDASIQIMEATGHYPQLSQPEETIRHIQSKVKGDDPS; this is encoded by the coding sequence ATGGAAAATAAGCATCAGATGACAGTGCAAGGTAAAGGGGAGGAAGTTCTTCTTTTTTCAAATGGTTACGGTTGCGATCAGAGTATGTGGCGGAATGTCACGCCAGCTTTTGTCGATGAGTACAAAGTCGTGACATTTAATCATGTCGGATCTGGGAAATCGGACGTCTCCTTTTATTCCAGCGAAAAGTACGGTTCGCTTCACGGTTATGCGGAGGATGTCATTGAAATTATTGTGTCACTTGGTGGCGATCCGGTTCATTATGTCGGGCATTCGGTGAGTGGTATGATTGGTATTTTAGCAGCGAACAAACGACCCGAGTTGTTTCGAGAGTTAATTTTAATTGGGCCATCTGCTCGTTATTTGAATGATTATCCGGATTACATTGGGGGCTTTGAAGAAAAGGATTTACAAGAACTTTTCGGATTAATGGAAGCCAATTTCGACGAATGGGCGAAATACTTAGCGCCAATCGTGATGGAAAATGAAGACCGCCCTTATTTGAAGCAAGAACTCGTCGATAATTTTACTACTGGGAATAAAGAAATTTCGAAGGAATTCGCGCGTGTTACGTTTTATTGTGACCATCGCCGAGATGTACGGCATGTGCGAGTGCCAGTTCATATTTTACAAACGAAGCATGACGGTGTCGTTCCGCTTGAAGCAGCAGAATATTTAGTCGAAACCATTCCGGATGCATCGATTCAAATAATGGAAGCGACTGGTCATTACCCGCAACTATCGCAACCTGAAGAAACAATTCGCCACATCCAATCGAAAGTGAAGGGTGATGATCCTTCGTGA
- a CDS encoding NAD-dependent epimerase/dehydratase family protein, with amino-acid sequence MKRALVMGGTRFFGVRLVEGLLEKGYDVTIATRGVTSDSFGDRVNRLVIDRDDLHASKESLQQPWDVVFDNICYASKDAMEAVEIFEGYVKKYVVTSSKSVYSSKENIGDYTEEHFEPVGYEIVINDKSAFAYDEGKRQVEAVFFQRASFPVVAVRFPIVLGDNDYTKRLDFYIEHILTDQPFKLDHPEAAMDFISEEEAGRFLVWAGECDFVGPVNADANGHVEMGELVRMIEEVTEKSAVIEEEGENSPYNLEKTWLISNKLAESAGFQFTQLVDWLPGLIERRVNELS; translated from the coding sequence ATGAAACGTGCACTTGTAATGGGAGGAACTCGATTTTTTGGGGTTCGCTTGGTCGAGGGGTTACTGGAAAAAGGGTATGATGTCACGATTGCCACTCGTGGAGTGACGAGTGATTCGTTTGGAGATCGAGTAAATCGCCTTGTGATAGATCGAGATGATTTGCATGCGTCGAAGGAATCGCTTCAACAACCCTGGGATGTCGTGTTTGACAACATTTGTTATGCATCGAAAGACGCGATGGAGGCGGTCGAGATTTTCGAAGGATATGTGAAAAAGTATGTTGTGACTTCTTCTAAATCCGTGTATTCATCGAAAGAAAACATCGGAGACTACACAGAAGAACATTTTGAACCAGTTGGGTATGAAATTGTAATTAATGATAAATCTGCATTTGCATATGACGAAGGAAAGCGCCAAGTAGAAGCGGTCTTTTTTCAACGAGCATCTTTTCCTGTAGTCGCAGTTCGCTTCCCAATTGTGCTAGGTGACAATGATTATACGAAGCGACTCGATTTTTATATCGAACATATTTTAACAGATCAACCATTTAAACTAGATCATCCAGAAGCGGCAATGGACTTCATTTCGGAAGAAGAAGCAGGGAGATTTCTTGTATGGGCAGGAGAATGTGATTTCGTCGGTCCTGTGAATGCTGACGCAAATGGACATGTCGAGATGGGAGAGCTTGTTCGGATGATCGAAGAAGTGACAGAAAAGTCAGCGGTCATCGAAGAAGAAGGAGAAAATTCTCCGTATAACCTCGAAAAGACGTGGTTGATTAGCAATAAACTGGCTGAATCAGCTGGCTTTCAATTTACTCAGTTAGTAGATTGGTTACCCGGACTAATTGAGAGACGAGTAAATGAATTATCCTAA
- a CDS encoding S8 family peptidase, translating into MKKIILFIPILFLSFFFFSPQTMNATITDKARVIVTFEDSISSRALQKAQADITMTSENEEIVAAEIPVSYIDDLRRDPSVQKVELDPIVKVNADFMEYGLTLTEIPQAWNENFFGNGVKVAIIDSGIASHEDLHIAGGVSFVDYTTSFSDDNGHGTHVAGIIAAQHNSIGVAGIAPNVDLFSVKSMNQDGESYLSDVIAGIDWSIEHQMDIINMSFGTQVDSFAFHTILQKAEAAGILLVGAAGNDGTGFGDTVDYPAKYEEVIAVSAVDQNSRHASFSSTGPALEIAAPGVGIASTYIGNQYARMSGTSMAAPYVAGYAALLKQAYPTKSTTELRKILTATSTDLGDIGRDILYGFGLLHASSLDVDSETTSPTQPVNEPTATDTVDNEKVVPPLLPEPTPDESPEPEKTPAKSPEFVDVPTNFWAHDAIQQLTELGIINGFPNGTFAPSNSIRRDHVAAMLYRLNPVESPSTEEVFKDVSSSYSFYKEIYAMKQQGVFSGNNGYFFPREKLTRAEMAKILVEVFDLTGSADAPFKDVSQNMWAKTYIDILYANNITKGSAGNFHPAAPVTRAEFAVFVTRALEK; encoded by the coding sequence ATGAAAAAAATTATCTTATTTATTCCTATCCTCTTCCTATCATTCTTCTTCTTCTCTCCTCAAACGATGAATGCCACAATAACGGATAAAGCACGTGTCATCGTGACATTTGAAGATTCTATTAGCTCTCGTGCGTTACAAAAAGCACAAGCAGACATAACGATGACAAGTGAGAATGAGGAAATTGTTGCTGCGGAAATTCCAGTTTCCTACATCGATGATTTACGACGTGATCCAAGCGTTCAAAAAGTGGAATTAGATCCAATCGTCAAAGTGAATGCAGATTTTATGGAATATGGACTTACGCTTACAGAAATTCCACAAGCTTGGAATGAAAACTTTTTTGGCAATGGTGTGAAAGTGGCTATTATCGACAGTGGAATTGCTTCACATGAAGATTTACATATTGCAGGTGGTGTGTCATTCGTCGATTATACAACGAGTTTTTCTGATGATAATGGACACGGTACGCATGTCGCTGGAATTATTGCTGCACAACATAATTCTATTGGGGTTGCTGGAATTGCGCCAAATGTGGATTTATTTTCTGTCAAATCGATGAATCAAGACGGCGAATCGTATTTGTCCGATGTTATCGCGGGGATCGACTGGTCCATTGAACACCAAATGGACATAATCAACATGAGTTTTGGCACACAAGTGGATTCGTTCGCGTTCCACACCATTTTACAAAAAGCAGAAGCGGCTGGCATTCTGTTAGTAGGTGCTGCGGGAAATGATGGGACAGGGTTTGGAGATACAGTGGATTATCCAGCAAAATACGAAGAAGTAATCGCAGTAAGTGCAGTGGATCAAAATTCACGTCATGCTTCGTTTTCATCTACTGGTCCTGCATTAGAAATTGCAGCTCCAGGTGTTGGAATTGCGAGTACGTATATTGGAAATCAATACGCTCGAATGAGCGGAACTTCTATGGCTGCTCCGTATGTAGCTGGGTACGCTGCGTTATTAAAACAAGCTTATCCAACAAAAAGTACAACAGAATTGCGAAAAATCTTAACGGCAACAAGCACAGATTTAGGTGATATAGGACGTGATATCCTATATGGATTCGGTCTTCTTCACGCTTCGTCTTTAGATGTGGATAGTGAAACGACGTCTCCTACTCAACCAGTCAATGAACCCACTGCCACAGATACAGTAGACAATGAAAAAGTGGTACCCCCACTCTTACCAGAACCTACTCCAGATGAATCACCTGAGCCCGAAAAAACTCCTGCAAAAAGTCCGGAATTTGTAGATGTTCCAACTAATTTTTGGGCACATGATGCAATTCAACAGCTTACGGAGTTAGGAATTATTAACGGTTTTCCTAATGGAACATTTGCTCCGTCTAATTCGATTCGAAGAGACCATGTTGCCGCTATGTTGTACCGGCTAAATCCAGTGGAAAGCCCTTCTACTGAAGAGGTATTTAAAGACGTATCTTCATCGTATTCATTTTACAAAGAAATTTATGCAATGAAACAACAAGGTGTTTTTTCTGGAAATAATGGTTACTTCTTTCCTCGTGAAAAATTAACACGTGCAGAAATGGCGAAAATTTTAGTCGAAGTTTTTGATTTAACTGGTAGCGCGGATGCTCCATTTAAAGATGTTTCTCAAAATATGTGGGCTAAAACATATATAGATATTTTATATGCAAATAATATTACAAAAGGATCTGCTGGTAATTTCCATCCGGCTGCACCTGTTACACGTGCAGAATTCGCAGTGTTCGTTACAAGAGCACTGGAAAAATAG
- the murJ gene encoding murein biosynthesis integral membrane protein MurJ: protein MSSLKKAAIWTTGLALLLKLSGFLREAIVAKEFGASAQTDGYFLAFGFITLVVAMIATGFNNVFLPMYVKRKKSGVDSSDQNANALLNWTMVVFIGISIVGWIFAPTFVPLIYGNMKDSIAPYAIGMTQVFFAFMTVIALTGLLDSYLQSRRIFVPSQLAKLLATLMAAVFALLFSDVWGIYSLVYGFIFGTIVGVVIQLIYLRKSDYKWKPDMRMEKDFQKAFLILIVPSLLNSVVGQINLFVNKAFASGDGVLEGSVTYLNNASLLISIPNAIYATTLAAIIFTLMSEQIDDGKKFRDTVFRGMEISFVTLLPITIGLFFVGEAALSFVYERGRFTDIDVERTFVALLWYLPIILFQGMQLILSKSMYARGKTAVVFSISVTTIAVNFAMNWFLVDEYGYPALAFAASVVSVYYFTVSLIVVYRDLGWNQLRRVGDMAWRVLIPGVVMGAVLYAVKMFLPEENWYSLIQLGVLVAIGVVVYVCTLRLIYPTGFTRMVNMIKR from the coding sequence ATGAGTAGTTTAAAAAAAGCCGCAATTTGGACGACCGGACTGGCACTTCTTTTGAAGTTGTCCGGTTTTTTACGTGAAGCGATTGTCGCAAAAGAATTCGGTGCTTCTGCACAAACAGATGGCTACTTTTTAGCGTTCGGATTCATCACACTTGTCGTGGCAATGATCGCAACAGGGTTTAATAATGTGTTTTTGCCGATGTATGTGAAACGAAAGAAATCAGGAGTCGACTCTTCTGATCAAAACGCCAATGCCTTGTTGAACTGGACGATGGTCGTCTTTATCGGCATAAGTATTGTCGGATGGATTTTCGCACCGACATTTGTTCCACTCATTTACGGAAATATGAAAGACTCCATTGCACCTTATGCAATTGGAATGACACAAGTATTTTTCGCCTTTATGACGGTGATTGCGTTAACCGGGTTGCTCGACTCTTATTTACAAAGTCGACGGATTTTCGTTCCAAGTCAATTAGCGAAATTACTTGCAACTTTGATGGCAGCAGTCTTTGCACTACTCTTTAGCGACGTGTGGGGAATTTATTCTCTTGTGTACGGCTTCATTTTCGGAACGATTGTTGGAGTTGTAATTCAGCTAATTTACTTAAGGAAATCCGATTACAAATGGAAACCCGACATGCGAATGGAAAAAGATTTTCAAAAAGCATTTCTTATCCTTATCGTTCCTTCCCTCTTAAATTCGGTCGTCGGGCAAATTAATTTGTTTGTGAATAAAGCATTTGCTTCTGGAGACGGCGTGTTAGAAGGTTCTGTCACATATTTAAATAATGCCTCGCTCTTGATAAGTATTCCCAATGCGATTTATGCAACAACTCTAGCGGCTATTATTTTTACGTTAATGAGTGAACAAATCGATGATGGGAAGAAATTCCGCGATACTGTATTTCGTGGTATGGAAATATCGTTTGTGACATTGCTACCGATAACGATTGGGTTATTTTTTGTGGGAGAAGCCGCGCTATCGTTTGTGTACGAGCGTGGTAGATTTACCGATATCGATGTCGAGAGAACGTTTGTAGCATTGTTATGGTATTTACCGATTATATTATTCCAAGGTATGCAATTGATCTTATCGAAGTCGATGTATGCACGCGGAAAAACGGCAGTTGTCTTTTCCATCAGTGTCACAACAATTGCCGTCAACTTCGCGATGAACTGGTTTTTAGTGGATGAATATGGGTATCCAGCACTCGCCTTTGCAGCATCTGTGGTTAGTGTGTATTACTTTACAGTTTCGTTAATCGTTGTCTACCGCGATTTAGGATGGAATCAACTTCGTCGAGTCGGTGATATGGCGTGGCGAGTTCTTATTCCAGGAGTTGTAATGGGAGCGGTACTCTATGCAGTGAAAATGTTTTTACCCGAAGAAAATTGGTACTCATTGATCCAACTTGGGGTGCTTGTAGCGATTGGCGTTGTCGTATACGTTTGTACTTTGCGACTAATTTATCCAACAGGCTTTACGAGAATGGTCAACATGATAAAACGGTAA
- a CDS encoding glycosyltransferase family 4 protein — MKILLVTSYDYPHLGGLSTHMTTLKAGLENRGHQVDTLSFSDVPKWKRDFIARGPSFLLNKVSLGAGYVWTLERRQGFLTDMLKQAKYKQYDVINAQDVFATRASLEAGLPTVTTVHGYLTYEGISKGSVAENSKHADHLMAVERVGYTATREVITVDTRIKDYVKKETGVNGTMIKNFIDVESFRPNVEKRNEFRQKYGFGLDEKIFFVPRRLTRKNGVIYPVLAFPPVLEKFPNSRIVFAGTGEMFDEIKAKATELGVKDHITMLGAIDHKDMLDYYALSDVILVPSIYSAGVEEATSISALEAMGAGVPLIACAVGGLKEIVSHENDGLLVEERNIDALSDAMIRLLQNNEEGSSLAKAARAKIEAEYSHFAAAEKYESIYKKALGISHE; from the coding sequence ATGAAAATACTATTAGTTACTTCTTATGATTACCCTCATTTAGGTGGATTATCCACACATATGACAACGCTCAAAGCTGGTCTAGAAAATCGCGGTCATCAAGTGGACACGTTGTCTTTCTCAGATGTTCCAAAATGGAAACGCGATTTTATCGCAAGAGGCCCTTCCTTCTTATTAAATAAGGTCTCATTAGGCGCAGGATATGTTTGGACGCTTGAACGTAGACAAGGTTTTTTAACAGACATGTTAAAACAAGCGAAATACAAACAGTATGATGTGATAAATGCCCAAGATGTTTTCGCGACTCGAGCTTCCTTAGAAGCGGGACTTCCTACAGTTACAACGGTACATGGTTATTTAACGTATGAAGGAATTTCGAAAGGTTCCGTTGCTGAAAACTCCAAACACGCGGATCACTTAATGGCAGTCGAACGAGTAGGCTACACCGCCACACGTGAAGTCATTACTGTGGATACACGCATTAAGGATTACGTGAAGAAAGAAACAGGCGTTAATGGAACAATGATTAAAAACTTTATCGACGTCGAGTCATTCCGACCGAACGTCGAAAAACGTAATGAGTTCCGTCAAAAATACGGATTTGGTCTGGACGAGAAAATTTTCTTTGTTCCACGACGTCTCACACGTAAAAACGGCGTTATTTATCCAGTATTGGCATTTCCTCCTGTTTTAGAGAAGTTTCCAAATTCACGAATTGTGTTTGCTGGGACGGGAGAAATGTTTGACGAAATAAAAGCTAAAGCTACGGAACTTGGGGTTAAAGATCACATTACGATGTTAGGTGCAATCGATCACAAAGATATGCTGGATTATTACGCACTTAGTGATGTGATTTTAGTTCCTTCTATATATAGTGCAGGCGTAGAGGAAGCAACATCCATTTCTGCATTGGAAGCAATGGGTGCTGGTGTACCATTAATCGCATGTGCAGTAGGTGGGTTAAAAGAAATCGTCTCTCACGAGAACGATGGGTTACTTGTAGAGGAACGTAACATTGACGCATTGAGCGATGCGATGATTCGACTTCTCCAGAATAATGAGGAAGGTTCTTCATTAGCCAAAGCAGCTCGAGCAAAAATCGAGGCGGAATATTCTCATTTTGCCGCAGCAGAAAAGTATGAGTCGATTTACAAGAAAGCGTTAGGGATTTCACATGAGTAG
- the csaB gene encoding polysaccharide pyruvyl transferase CsaB translates to MKIVLSGFYGLGNTGDEAILKAIVDNLRVELDNPDITVFSLSPENTAKEHNVKSIYRGWRHQNKEKVQALREADLLVSGGGGLLQDTYPTKFLFGPLPYYLLIVFLAKLCGAKVMFFSQGIGPVTSTWGKILMKVFANMADFVTVRDSYSKEYLHSLGVKRPETVVTADIVFAFQADQDDIAYESLALTGNEKIVAVTVRPWFDHPDYIEKMAHVLDALIEERGVLPVFVPMEGKYDVPASNDVLSLMKHADKTRMLGSDYTPNQFLNFIQHADLTIGLRLHALIFSALSNVPHLGFSYDKKVESFLKRSGMWDYSFRLGEIDEQKLLQNALYLLDNKDTAQQTMEPNVEALRQEARRNVTLLKEKFGK, encoded by the coding sequence TTGAAAATCGTACTTTCAGGCTTTTATGGCCTTGGCAATACAGGTGATGAAGCAATTTTAAAAGCAATTGTCGACAATTTACGTGTCGAATTAGATAACCCAGATATTACCGTCTTTTCATTATCGCCAGAAAATACCGCAAAAGAACACAACGTTAAATCCATTTACCGTGGTTGGAGACATCAAAACAAAGAAAAAGTACAAGCACTTCGTGAAGCAGATTTACTCGTTTCTGGTGGTGGCGGATTACTTCAAGATACGTACCCCACGAAATTCTTGTTTGGTCCACTTCCATATTACTTACTCATCGTTTTCCTCGCAAAACTATGCGGGGCAAAAGTGATGTTTTTCTCCCAAGGAATCGGACCTGTTACATCTACGTGGGGCAAAATCTTGATGAAGGTTTTTGCGAACATGGCGGACTTTGTCACAGTTCGGGATAGCTACTCGAAAGAGTATTTACATTCTTTAGGTGTAAAGCGTCCGGAAACGGTTGTAACAGCTGATATCGTCTTTGCTTTTCAAGCGGACCAAGATGACATAGCGTATGAATCCCTTGCATTAACTGGCAATGAAAAAATTGTTGCTGTTACCGTTCGACCTTGGTTCGATCATCCAGATTATATCGAAAAAATGGCACACGTATTAGATGCATTAATCGAAGAACGAGGAGTACTTCCTGTTTTCGTTCCAATGGAAGGAAAATACGATGTTCCTGCTTCGAATGACGTGTTATCCCTCATGAAACATGCGGACAAAACGAGAATGTTGGGTTCGGACTACACGCCGAATCAATTTTTGAATTTCATCCAACATGCTGACTTGACGATTGGCCTAAGACTCCACGCCCTTATCTTCTCTGCACTCAGTAATGTGCCGCATTTAGGATTTAGCTATGATAAAAAAGTAGAAAGTTTCTTGAAACGATCTGGAATGTGGGACTACTCCTTCCGATTAGGCGAAATTGATGAACAAAAGCTTTTACAGAATGCATTATATTTACTTGATAATAAAGATACCGCACAACAAACGATGGAACCGAACGTCGAAGCACTTCGTCAAGAAGCAAGACGTAACGTAACATTATTGAAAGAAAAATTCGGAAAGTAA
- a CDS encoding WecB/TagA/CpsF family glycosyltransferase, translating into METYLNIKVSSYTYEGIIEQLDKRIATGEQSTIIAVNPEKIIAAQKNDELKTLINESTFQIPDGVGVLLASKLKNGTIRSRVTGVDMMARLLDFAAEKGLPVYFYGAKEEVVTKAISSIKKDRPNLQVAGYDNGYVHDEEKLVERIHTSGARILFVALGSPKQELFIKRNLANLPNVKVFQGVGGSFDVFSGTVKRAPAIFRKFGLEWLYRLMSNPSRIKRQMNLPIFLFKILTDKK; encoded by the coding sequence ATGGAAACGTACTTAAATATTAAGGTTTCTTCGTATACATATGAGGGAATTATAGAGCAGTTGGACAAGCGTATAGCCACTGGTGAGCAATCGACCATTATCGCGGTAAATCCAGAAAAAATAATTGCAGCACAAAAGAATGATGAATTGAAAACATTAATCAATGAATCGACCTTCCAAATTCCAGATGGAGTTGGCGTGTTGCTTGCCTCCAAGTTGAAAAATGGAACTATTCGTTCCCGCGTTACCGGTGTCGATATGATGGCGAGATTACTTGATTTTGCTGCTGAAAAAGGGCTTCCTGTCTATTTTTATGGCGCAAAAGAAGAAGTGGTTACAAAAGCAATTTCTTCTATTAAAAAAGATCGACCCAATTTACAAGTCGCAGGATACGACAATGGATATGTGCATGATGAAGAGAAACTTGTCGAACGAATACATACTTCAGGAGCTCGAATCTTGTTTGTTGCACTGGGAAGTCCGAAGCAGGAACTTTTCATAAAACGGAACTTAGCAAACTTACCTAACGTCAAAGTATTTCAAGGAGTCGGTGGAAGCTTTGATGTGTTCTCAGGAACCGTTAAGAGAGCGCCAGCGATTTTTAGAAAATTTGGATTGGAATGGTTGTACCGATTAATGAGCAATCCAAGTCGAATCAAACGACAAATGAATTTACCCATCTTTTTATTCAAAATTTTAACCGATAAAAAATGA
- a CDS encoding nucleotide sugar dehydrogenase, with product MKKSICVVGLGYIGLPTAVMFANHGHKVHGMDVNSKAVDMIAAKQLHIEENGLQERLNDAIDSGNLTVSTSPVKADVFIIAVPSPIKEDKTANLEYVRTATASVVPFLEKGNLVVLESTVPPRTVEDVMMPELIQAGLEIGTELFVSHSPERVIPGRVFEELVSNDRIIGGINSASAKMTTELYESFVVGKMHETDATTAELVKVMENTYRDVNIAFANELAKIAKTLGVNIWEAIRLANFHPRVNIHMPGPGVGGHCIAVDPWFLVELDPEQAKIIHLARQTNDGMPSYTAQMTVDLLRAKGIDAPKVAVFGLAFKGNIDDMRESPSVDVVKQLRGRKVNLTAFDPHIKLNNLDEQTQNQQEALKDANGLLILTDHQAFRALDPEQVGKEMATRVVIDTKNCLDRSKWEEAGFDVYVLGDSKNGGDY from the coding sequence ATGAAAAAGTCAATTTGTGTTGTAGGTCTTGGATACATTGGACTTCCTACAGCGGTGATGTTTGCCAACCACGGACACAAAGTCCACGGGATGGACGTAAATAGTAAAGCAGTCGACATGATTGCAGCGAAACAATTACATATTGAAGAAAATGGTTTACAAGAACGATTAAATGATGCCATCGATTCAGGTAATCTCACTGTATCGACTTCACCTGTTAAAGCAGATGTCTTTATCATTGCTGTGCCTTCTCCAATTAAAGAAGACAAGACAGCTAATCTAGAATATGTTCGTACCGCTACAGCATCAGTCGTACCATTTTTAGAAAAAGGCAATTTAGTCGTATTGGAATCGACTGTTCCACCACGTACAGTGGAAGACGTTATGATGCCAGAGCTTATTCAAGCGGGATTAGAAATCGGCACGGAATTATTTGTTTCTCATTCACCTGAGCGTGTGATTCCAGGACGAGTATTTGAAGAACTAGTGTCAAACGATCGTATCATCGGTGGTATAAATTCGGCATCCGCTAAAATGACAACGGAATTATACGAATCCTTTGTTGTGGGGAAAATGCATGAAACAGATGCGACAACAGCTGAACTTGTTAAAGTGATGGAAAACACCTATCGTGACGTGAATATCGCATTTGCCAACGAGCTTGCAAAAATTGCAAAAACACTTGGCGTAAATATTTGGGAGGCAATCAGGCTTGCGAACTTCCATCCACGCGTGAATATTCATATGCCTGGACCAGGCGTTGGTGGGCACTGTATCGCCGTCGATCCATGGTTTTTAGTCGAGCTTGATCCAGAACAAGCGAAAATCATTCACCTTGCTCGTCAAACAAATGACGGCATGCCATCATATACGGCTCAAATGACGGTCGACCTACTTCGAGCAAAAGGAATTGATGCACCGAAAGTCGCTGTATTTGGACTAGCTTTTAAAGGGAACATCGATGACATGCGTGAAAGTCCTTCAGTTGATGTCGTGAAGCAATTGCGCGGACGGAAAGTTAATTTAACTGCGTTTGACCCGCATATTAAACTCAATAATTTAGACGAACAAACGCAAAATCAACAAGAAGCATTAAAAGACGCAAATGGGTTACTCATTTTAACGGATCATCAAGCATTCCGAGCACTAGATCCGGAACAAGTAGGAAAAGAAATGGCGACAAGAGTAGTCATCGATACGAAAAATTGTTTAGATCGTTCGAAGTGGGAAGAAGCAGGATTTGATGTGTACGTTTTAGGAGACTCGAAAAATGGAGGGGACTATTAA
- the galU gene encoding UTP--glucose-1-phosphate uridylyltransferase GalU has translation MKKVRKAIIPAAGLGTRFLPATKAMPKEMLPIVDKPTIQYIVEEAIASGIEDIIIVTGKDKRAIEDHFDTNTLLETTLKDKNKMELLEEVQESGKVEIHYIRQKAPLGLGHAVWTARKFIGDEPFAVLLGDDIVQAETPCLKQLIDQYEKTQSSVIGVMEVPEDETHRYGVIDPESKEGPLYDVKKFVEKPAAGTAPSNMAIIGRYVFTPEIFSFLEEKEIGAGGEIQLTDAIEKLNGEQSVYAYAFEGSRYDVGEKLGFVETTIEFALKRPELRDDLLAYMKKQVEKYS, from the coding sequence ATGAAGAAAGTCCGTAAAGCCATTATCCCAGCCGCAGGGCTAGGCACTCGATTCCTTCCTGCAACAAAGGCAATGCCAAAAGAAATGTTGCCAATTGTTGATAAACCGACCATTCAGTATATCGTCGAGGAAGCGATTGCTTCTGGTATAGAAGATATTATTATTGTCACTGGGAAAGACAAGCGTGCAATAGAGGATCACTTTGATACAAACACGTTGCTTGAAACGACGTTAAAAGATAAAAACAAAATGGAATTGCTAGAGGAAGTGCAAGAGTCGGGTAAAGTGGAAATACACTACATCCGTCAAAAAGCACCCCTTGGCCTTGGACATGCCGTATGGACAGCGCGCAAATTCATTGGTGATGAACCCTTTGCTGTTCTTCTCGGAGATGACATAGTTCAAGCCGAAACACCATGCTTAAAACAATTAATTGACCAATACGAAAAAACGCAATCATCCGTCATTGGAGTGATGGAAGTACCAGAAGATGAAACGCATCGGTATGGGGTTATTGATCCTGAAAGTAAGGAAGGACCACTGTATGATGTGAAAAAGTTTGTGGAAAAACCAGCTGCTGGGACTGCTCCATCGAACATGGCAATCATCGGTCGCTACGTCTTCACTCCTGAAATCTTTTCATTTTTAGAAGAAAAGGAAATTGGTGCAGGTGGCGAAATACAATTAACAGATGCGATTGAAAAGTTAAACGGAGAGCAGTCGGTTTATGCGTATGCATTTGAAGGAAGCCGATACGACGTGGGAGAAAAACTAGGTTTTGTGGAAACAACTATTGAATTTGCGTTGAAGCGTCCTGAACTTCGGGATGATTTACTTGCCTATATGAAAAAGCAAGTGGAGAAGTATTCATGA